The genomic window TTCTTCCATATACTGAAAATAATACACAAAACAAAGAAATTGATAATTGTATGAAAAATTTTGTATACTATGATGTTGAAAATATCATCTTAAAAATTATAGAAAAAGGCACAAATTTATTAAAAAGAATTGAAGAATTGGAAAAAAAAAATAATGCTAAAGCAGAAGATATTTTTAAACAAACAAATCCTTTAGAAAACCCAGAATTAAAAGAATTAAAAAAAGATATAAAGAAATTAAAGGTCATATTAAAATCAAATTTTAAATATATTGTGTCAAATGAAATTAAGAAAAAAGAAAGAAAATTTATTAGTATTTTTTTTGAAAATATAGATAAATTCAATATTTCAAATGAAAAAAATTCAATAAATTTATTAAGAGAGTTTAAAATTTTCCTACCTTCAGACTTTATTGAAGAAATAAGTTTCACCTCAAATATTGAATCTACTTTATTAAAAAAATTTAGAGTAATTTCTGATAATAGTTTAATTACCTATATTAGCGATTTACAAAAGCTTATTCCTAATCTTTTAGAAATAAATATAATTCTTGCAAAAGATATAAAATCACTTGAAAATAATGATTTAGATGTGCTTAAAAAAAACTACATAGATATTGGAAATTCCAGAGAGTATAAGGATTTTTCTATATTAAAAGATATTAAAAGTATCGGGGAGCTACTTCTATATTTAAAAATTAGACTTCTTTATATATCTATAAATGAGAAAATTATCGAATATTCTATTTATAATCCTAAATATAAGATTCCAGAAAAAATGAAAAAAGAGTATAATAAGATTTCTACTGAATACAGTAAATGTATTGTAAGTTTTGATAGAATAATAAAAAATTTTTCTCTTAAAGAAAAAAATATATATAACTCTTTATTAAAAGAATTTTTATTCTCAAATATAAAAAGAATTCATATATACTACAGAATAAAACTTATTCAAGAAATAGAAATTATTAATAATGATAATTTTAAAACTTTCATAGAAGAAACTATAGAAGAAACTATGAAAAAGAATACAATTAGCTATTTTAATGAAATAGCTAGAGGCTCTAAAGAAAATGCTATCTCTATTTCAAACTTAAATGTTATAAAAGAATATTCTTCAAAATATAAAAATATTAAACCACATTTCTCTAATATATTAAAATACTATGCTGCATACAATTCTTTTTCTTATGGGAAAATTTTTGATATTTTATTAGAAGAGGATATCATAGACAACTTAATTACTGATTTTTCAGCCGATTATTATGCACAAATCAAAAATTCAAATGCTATACTATTAAAACCATCTTTATTTAATAAAAAAAGGAAAAAGGAAAAAATCTGTAGTCTAATAGTTTCAGAACCTCATGAGTATGATTTAAGTATTAATCAGCAATATTTGTTAAAAAAGGAAAATTATTTTATACATATAGAATATATCGGAAAAAATAAGGATTATTTATTCTTCAGAATTCTTCATAATAGTGAAATTATTCAAATAGAGAAGAAAGAAGAAATCCCTATTTATGACATTGAAAAGATAGAAAATTAATAAAATTCTAATACTTATATATAATAAAGTGTTACAATAAATTTTATAAAAAAATAAATTTAAACTTGAGGCAGCCCTTTGGGGCTGTTTCTTTTATATTGAGGAGGTGAAAAAGATGTTAGGAACTATTGCAGGAATTTTACTGATTGCTAGCACAACTATAAAAGCTATTGATGAACTGACAAATGGTAGATAATGGAAATAGGAGGTGAAATTTTATGAAGCTGTATAAAATAAAGGATGATTTAGTTCAAACTTTAGATGTTTTACTAGAAGTTGAAGAAGATGAGCTTGCTAAAGAAAATTGCATTGAAATGCTTGAATTTCTAAAAGAAGAACTGAAAAATAAAAGTGACAGTATTTTAAAATATCTTAGAAATTTAACTCTTGAAAAAGAGAGTGTAGAAAGTGAGTTAGAACGCTTGGAGAAACTAAAAAAATCTAAAGACAAAAAAATTAAAAGGCTTAAGGACTATATGATTAATATTATGATTCAACTTAATGAAAAGAAAATTGAAACTGATATCGGTAGCTATGGATTAAGAAGAAGTACAAAGGTTGACATCATAGATGAAAAGTTGATACCTGAAGATTTTATAAAAATTAAGACTGAAAGAAATTTAGACAAAATTGGAATCGCAAATTATATAAAGCAATATGGAGAAATGGCAGGTGCAAGAATAGTTGAAAGCTATTCATTACAAATAAAATAATGCTGTATAAAGCCATTATTATGGCATTTAAGGAGTTTTCTTATATTCTTAAATAAAAAACATTGCTTTAACCTTAGAAACCTCTAAGATAGCCTTAAAACGCTTATAATAAGGAGTTTAGAATATGTATTCAATATATTTAACAAGAAAAGTAAGAGAGAGATTAAACAAATACCTTCTGGAAAAAATTATCAGCATTGTAAAAACTAAGAAAGATGAAGCTGACTATCTACAGGTATTTAAAGTTAACGGTAAAGAATTAATAAATTTTCAAGAAGAGCCTAAGTTAGTTAAAAAATTTAAGCTTACCTGTACCTTTAAAGAAGAAATAACTATTTGGGCTGTACAAGGGCAGGACAAGATTATAGGAACATACTGGACTATTATGTTTCCTGATGAATACTAGGAGGTCATATGGAAATATTGGAAAAACTAAAGGATAAGTTTGCTGATGAAGATTTAGAATTTAGAGTGGGAGCAATAAACAAAGACAAAACAATGGGCTTAGCATTAGCTTATGTACAAGCGCGTGCTATACAAACAAGACTTGATGATGTATTAGGAACTGATAAATGGAAAGTGGCATATAGAGAGATTACAGGTGGTTTTATTTGTACTCTCTCCATTTTTATTAACGGAGAATGGATTTCAAAAGAAGACGGAGCCAATACAACTGATTTTGAATCAATAAAGGGAGGTATCTCAAATGCTTTTAAAAGAGTTGCTGCTTCCGGTTTCGGTATTGGGAGATATCTATATAATGCAAAAAGTCGATGGTACCCTATAAAGCAGCAAGGCAACGGCTATGCTTTTATAGAAGAACCAAAACTTGAACTTAAAGATGAGGATACGAGGGAAAAAGTTAGCTTTCCTGAAAGTATCTCTATAAACTTTGGAAAATATAAAGGGCAAACTTTAAATGAAATTTATAAAAAAGATAGGAAATACATAGATTATTTAATAGATAAAAGTAAAGATATAAACATAGTAAGAGAATGTAAAAATTTAATTAAAAAAGGAGCATAAGATATGATAAGTATAAGTAAATTTATAAAAACTTTAGAAGAAATTTTAAGTGGAATGGATAGACTAAAAGTTAGAAAAGTCTTAAGTGTATCTTTGCATAAAAGTGGTAAAAACTATTATAAAATTAATAAAAGTTCTTTGCAGGAACTGCTTGAAAAAGCAAGAGGAATAGGAAAGCGAAATATAGTAATAACAGATTTACCTAATAACGAAGCAAGGTTTGTATTTAAAGATTTAACAGAAGGAAAAGTTATTATAGATAGCCAACATAATAAAATAATACTTGGTGCTAGAATATGATGTCGTTTATAGTTCAAAAATTTATTGGTGTTATTAACAATGTTGAAATAACAAAAGAGCAACTATACTATACATTGAACTATATTTTAGAGGAAATAGAAGAAAAATTTGGTGAATGCTATACAGATGAATTTATAGAAGATTTATATTTAACTATTGATAATGCCTATTTAAAGTATGACAGCTTTGACTTTGAAACTTTTGAGAGAAGCCTAGTAATCTATGAAGCAAACAGATTTGAAGATATTATATTCAATTATGAAGGGCTTACTTATAAATTTGATGAACTGAATGAAAATATAAAATGTGGGAAATATACCATAGGGGATCTATAAAAATCCCCTTTTTCATTTTAAATACATCACTTTTAATAAAAAAAAGTTGTATTTATACATCATTTTAATTAAAAAGAAAATACATTTAAAGATAGTAAAAAATATTATAAAATCAAACAGTAAATAGAAAAATAGGTGAGGAAATGAATAAAGAAAAAGATAAGCAAAACAAAAAGTTTTTGGTACCTTTAACAGTTATTGAAACCATAAAAAACGATAAACTATTCTTTAATTTCTCAGAAAATAGACTTTGTAATGAAATATTATTTAAATGTTTCCCTTTTGTAATAAATGAAGAGGAAATTTTCACAGATTTTTCATTGGATATGTTTGAACATAAAGATTTTATACAGTTTTCATTACACGTTGGGAATGTAGAAAGATATCTTCACTTAATTATTAGTTATAACATTGGAAATGAAGCAGAGTTTTTGAGAAAACTTTTCTCCTTTTATAGCTCTTTACGTCCTTTTCTACGAGAAAAAATTTTATTTAAAGAAAAAATATACTTTTTCATGCGTTCCTGGAAAGAAAAAACAAAACTAAAAATTTCAACTCCAACAGGGTTAGAAGAAGGAATCATTGAGGATATTTCTATTGAGACATCTACTGAATATTTTCAGATACAAATAAATAAAAAGAAATATTATTTAGCAAGCATTATAGTTTAAAAATATAAAATTAAATATTTAGAAAAATAGGGAGGAGATATATATCTGATTTAACTAATAGTTTAAATAAATTAATAGAAATAATTGTAAATATAGGTGTCAATATATTAATTAGTATGTAATACATATGAAGTAAATATAATTATAATTCATTTTAATACGACAATAATTAGATTTTTTCATTAGGATTAATGATGTATAAATTATCAAAGCAAACATATAAAGAAGACGAAAGAAGAAGGTTAAGAACAAAAATTTTTGATAAATCAGTTTTATTTGGATGAAATCTTTTTAATAATTCATTTGAGTTCTTGTTTACTCCTTTTTGTACTGTATTATACACATTATATGATAAAGAAAAAAGCTTAACAGAAATAGAAGAACTTAGTGAAATTAAAGAAAAAACTAGCAACTAAGGTATAAAATTAGATATTAATAAACTTAATATATATTAAATTAAAGGAGGTTTCTATTATGTTAAAGGAATTTGAAAACATGACTCAGAAGGATTTTATAATAACTTATTTATTTGCATTTTGTATGTTTTCTATAATTGGAATGAT from Fusobacterium russii ATCC 25533 includes these protein-coding regions:
- a CDS encoding Rad52/Rad22 family DNA repair protein, whose product is MEILEKLKDKFADEDLEFRVGAINKDKTMGLALAYVQARAIQTRLDDVLGTDKWKVAYREITGGFICTLSIFINGEWISKEDGANTTDFESIKGGISNAFKRVAASGFGIGRYLYNAKSRWYPIKQQGNGYAFIEEPKLELKDEDTREKVSFPESISINFGKYKGQTLNEIYKKDRKYIDYLIDKSKDINIVRECKNLIKKGA
- a CDS encoding siphovirus Gp157 family protein, whose amino-acid sequence is MKLYKIKDDLVQTLDVLLEVEEDELAKENCIEMLEFLKEELKNKSDSILKYLRNLTLEKESVESELERLEKLKKSKDKKIKRLKDYMINIMIQLNEKKIETDIGSYGLRRSTKVDIIDEKLIPEDFIKIKTERNLDKIGIANYIKQYGEMAGARIVESYSLQIK